One window of Pseudomonas sp. ML2-2023-3 genomic DNA carries:
- a CDS encoding outer membrane beta-barrel protein: MLTAKLLRHTCALALFSAPLAVTAAPSTDPLFTIGLLGSYSTFEFEGGSKSDKEHLAQGGVFANYGNKMTAESGFIYQLGGEVKYSKKNDDKLKEAQADLDLGWRAALDARNFVDVIVGGGYNWTRFEPEINNLDTKLTLKSPFAKVALGYNHQFDTSTLRAEVGVRRSIDGRARLKVDNFGSDSVDMKDRTNPYAEVSLLMNQNGDMPINAGVYYTRTEYKIDEDSPVADNTKLKRDEFGVKVGLAF, translated from the coding sequence ATGCTTACTGCAAAACTGCTGCGTCACACCTGTGCCCTAGCGCTGTTCAGCGCACCACTGGCAGTGACGGCCGCCCCAAGCACCGACCCTCTCTTCACCATCGGTTTACTGGGTTCCTACAGCACGTTCGAGTTCGAAGGCGGTAGCAAGTCCGACAAGGAACATTTGGCCCAGGGTGGCGTGTTCGCCAACTATGGCAACAAGATGACCGCCGAATCCGGCTTCATTTACCAGCTCGGTGGTGAAGTCAAATACAGCAAGAAAAATGACGACAAGCTCAAGGAAGCCCAGGCCGATCTCGACCTTGGCTGGCGCGCCGCGCTGGATGCGCGCAACTTCGTCGACGTGATTGTCGGCGGCGGTTACAACTGGACCCGTTTCGAGCCCGAAATCAACAATCTCGACACAAAGCTGACCCTTAAATCGCCATTTGCCAAGGTTGCACTGGGTTACAACCACCAGTTCGACACCTCGACCCTGCGCGCAGAAGTGGGTGTCCGCCGCTCGATCGATGGCCGCGCACGCCTGAAAGTCGACAACTTCGGCAGTGACAGCGTCGACATGAAAGACCGTACCAACCCGTACGCAGAAGTGTCGCTGCTGATGAACCAGAACGGTGACATGCCGATCAACGCGGGCGTGTACTACACCCGTACCGAGTACAAGATCGACGAAGATTCGCCGGTTGCCGACAACACCAAACTCAAGCGTGACGAGTTCGGCGTGAAGGTCGGTCTGGCGTTCTGA
- a CDS encoding ParA family protein: MRRAVFNLKGGVGKSSIACNLAAVSAAEGYRTLLVDLDHQANATQYLTGLAGDDIPVGIADFFKQTLSSGPASKKNRVAITETHYDNLHLVTANSELAELQSKLESKFKVNKLRRLLVELSQDYERIYIDTPPTLNFYSYSALIAADRVLIPFDCDKFSRQALYSVIAQVAELQADHNESLVVEGVVVNQFVGRASLHRMLIDELIAEGMPVLPNYLSSTIKMRESHEASVPMIHLAPRHKLSLEYVSLFSALERAG; this comes from the coding sequence ATGCGCCGAGCTGTATTCAATCTGAAAGGGGGCGTTGGGAAATCCAGCATTGCCTGCAATCTAGCCGCTGTGAGTGCTGCTGAAGGCTATCGCACACTTCTGGTGGATCTCGATCATCAGGCTAACGCCACCCAGTATCTGACGGGGCTGGCAGGTGATGATATCCCTGTGGGGATCGCTGATTTTTTCAAGCAAACCCTCTCCAGCGGCCCGGCCAGCAAAAAGAATCGAGTCGCCATCACTGAAACGCACTATGACAACCTGCATCTGGTCACCGCGAACAGTGAGCTTGCTGAGCTCCAGTCAAAACTCGAGTCGAAATTCAAGGTCAACAAACTGCGCCGCTTGTTGGTGGAGCTTTCGCAGGATTACGAGCGTATTTATATCGATACGCCGCCGACTCTCAACTTCTATTCATACAGTGCGCTGATCGCCGCCGACCGGGTGTTGATTCCTTTCGATTGCGACAAATTTTCCCGGCAGGCGCTCTACAGCGTCATCGCTCAAGTGGCCGAGCTTCAGGCGGACCATAATGAGTCGCTGGTCGTCGAGGGCGTGGTGGTCAACCAGTTCGTAGGGCGCGCCAGCTTGCACCGGATGCTTATTGACGAATTGATCGCCGAGGGCATGCCTGTGTTGCCCAACTACTTGAGCAGCACCATCAAAATGCGTGAATCCCATGAGGCGTCCGTGCCTATGATTCATCTGGCGCCGCGGCATAAACTGTCACTGGAATATGTAAGCCTTTTTTCAGCGTTGGAGCGGGCGGGTTAA
- a CDS encoding GNAT family N-acetyltransferase has translation MQIRKLTHDDLPRVSALCLDAFMLAVAPSLSAQGVETFARVAAVQAFSDRMEGDNLMLVCVADGAIAGLIELKEGRHVAMLFVAPGWQRRGIGMRLMSAALEQARGEAVTVSASLSSVTAYESYGFSLAGDVGEFAGLVYQPMEKRLPETKSANRPCVTQTQLTP, from the coding sequence ATGCAGATACGCAAACTGACCCACGATGACCTGCCTCGCGTCAGCGCCCTGTGCCTGGACGCGTTCATGTTGGCAGTTGCGCCTTCGTTGTCGGCACAGGGTGTTGAAACCTTCGCCAGGGTGGCCGCAGTGCAGGCGTTTTCCGACCGCATGGAGGGCGACAACCTGATGCTTGTCTGTGTCGCTGATGGAGCGATAGCGGGGCTGATCGAGCTGAAGGAAGGACGCCACGTGGCGATGCTGTTTGTCGCGCCGGGATGGCAGCGTCGGGGCATCGGCATGCGCCTGATGAGCGCGGCACTGGAGCAGGCCAGAGGTGAAGCCGTGACCGTCAGTGCATCGCTGTCTTCGGTAACCGCCTACGAAAGCTACGGATTCAGCCTCGCAGGGGATGTGGGTGAGTTCGCCGGGCTGGTCTATCAGCCGATGGAGAAGCGCCTGCCCGAAACGAAAAGCGCTAACCGCCCCTGTGTCACTCAGACCCAACTCACGCCGTGA
- a CDS encoding MFS transporter, with amino-acid sequence MMKTTTTTPRAKGSKLGAILRVTSGNFLEQFDFFLFGFYATYISRTFFPATSEFASLMMTFAVFGSGFLMRPLGAIVLGAYIDKVGRRKGLIVTLSIMAAGTVLIALVPGYASIGIAAPILVLLGRLLQGFSAGAEMGGVSVYLAEIATPGHTGFYTSWQSASQQVLIVVAAALGYTINATMQAAEIADWGWRIPFFIGCVIIPFIFIIRRSLEETEAFTARHHRPTTREVFRSMRDNWRTVLAGGLLASMTTTTFYLITVYTPTFGRTVLNLSTTDSLVVTLLVGISNFFWLPIGGALSDRIGRRPLLLAISLLCIFTAYPAMHWLAEAASFERLLAVLLYFSFFFGIYNGAMVAALTEVMPQNVRVVGFSLAFSLATAVFGGFTPAISTLLVQATGDKASPAYWLMFAAVCGFTATTILYRRQKTLAVSAV; translated from the coding sequence ATGATGAAAACTACAACGACAACACCCCGCGCCAAGGGGTCCAAACTGGGCGCCATCTTGCGGGTCACCAGCGGCAACTTTCTCGAACAGTTCGACTTCTTCTTGTTCGGGTTTTATGCGACCTACATCTCCCGGACGTTCTTTCCCGCCACCAGCGAATTCGCCTCGCTCATGATGACTTTTGCCGTGTTCGGCTCCGGCTTCCTGATGCGTCCGCTGGGTGCGATTGTGCTGGGGGCTTACATCGACAAGGTTGGCCGGCGCAAAGGGCTCATCGTGACGTTGTCGATCATGGCAGCCGGTACCGTATTGATCGCCCTGGTGCCGGGCTATGCCAGCATTGGCATAGCGGCACCGATTCTGGTGCTGTTGGGCAGGCTGCTGCAGGGCTTCTCCGCCGGTGCGGAAATGGGTGGCGTTTCTGTGTACCTCGCGGAAATTGCCACACCCGGTCACACCGGTTTTTACACCAGTTGGCAATCCGCCAGTCAGCAAGTTCTAATCGTCGTCGCAGCTGCGTTGGGCTACACCATCAACGCCACCATGCAAGCCGCTGAAATCGCCGACTGGGGCTGGCGTATTCCGTTCTTCATTGGCTGCGTGATCATCCCGTTCATTTTCATTATTCGCCGCTCACTGGAAGAAACCGAAGCCTTCACGGCACGCCACCATCGTCCAACGACCCGCGAGGTTTTTCGCTCGATGCGTGATAACTGGCGCACCGTGCTGGCAGGCGGTTTGCTGGCGTCCATGACCACAACCACGTTCTACCTGATCACGGTTTACACCCCTACGTTTGGCAGAACCGTACTGAACCTGAGCACCACTGACAGCCTGGTGGTGACTCTGCTGGTCGGCATCAGCAACTTCTTCTGGCTGCCTATCGGTGGCGCACTGTCTGACCGTATCGGTCGTCGGCCTCTGTTGCTGGCGATTTCCTTACTGTGCATCTTCACAGCCTACCCGGCCATGCACTGGCTGGCAGAAGCCGCCAGCTTCGAACGACTGCTTGCCGTTCTGCTGTACTTCTCATTCTTCTTCGGTATTTACAACGGCGCCATGGTCGCGGCACTGACCGAAGTGATGCCGCAAAATGTGCGTGTGGTGGGGTTCTCCCTGGCCTTCAGTCTGGCGACCGCGGTATTTGGCGGCTTCACCCCGGCAATCTCGACTCTGCTTGTCCAGGCCACCGGGGATAAAGCTTCCCCTGCGTACTGGCTGATGTTCGCGGCAGTGTGCGGATTTACTGCGACAACGATTCTGTATCGTCGGCAAAAAACCCTAGCGGTCAGCGCCGTATAA
- the tcuB gene encoding tricarballylate utilization 4Fe-4S protein TcuB: MQLFDPTASGGLIPVLNLDESEVQRQMSICNACRYCEGFCAVFPAMTRRLEFTQADIHYLANLCHNCGACLHACQYAAPHEFEVNVPKAMAKVRLDTYAEYAWPRAMGKLYQRNGLTLALASGAGLALFLCLTLMLMGNLFTAIPGGNFYGIFPHNTLALMFGAVFGFAVLALTLGVRRFWHNISPPAASLPLKTSAALEATANVAQLKYLDGGHGQGCNNADDKFTLWRRRFHHLTFYGFLLCFAATGVATLYHYLLKWSAPYPVSSLPVMLGIAGGIGLLIGPAGLLWLNLRRNPAHGDVNQKPMDLGFIALLFLVSASGLALLALRETSALGLTLAIHLGLVMAFFLTMPYSKFAHGIFRSAALLKHAIEKRQPNPINAGSD; encoded by the coding sequence ATGCAACTGTTTGATCCCACGGCGTCGGGCGGTCTGATCCCGGTCCTGAACCTTGACGAAAGTGAAGTCCAGCGGCAGATGAGCATTTGTAATGCCTGTCGTTATTGCGAGGGCTTCTGCGCGGTTTTCCCGGCAATGACACGCCGCCTGGAGTTCACCCAGGCAGACATCCATTATCTGGCGAACCTGTGCCATAACTGCGGCGCATGCCTGCACGCCTGTCAGTACGCTGCCCCCCATGAATTCGAGGTCAATGTCCCGAAAGCCATGGCCAAGGTACGCCTTGATACCTACGCCGAATACGCGTGGCCACGCGCGATGGGCAAGTTGTATCAGCGCAACGGTCTGACACTGGCACTGGCGTCGGGAGCGGGCCTGGCACTCTTTCTATGCCTGACCCTGATGCTCATGGGCAACCTGTTCACCGCCATTCCTGGAGGTAACTTCTACGGGATTTTCCCGCACAACACCCTGGCGTTGATGTTTGGCGCGGTGTTCGGCTTTGCGGTACTTGCGCTGACCCTGGGTGTAAGGCGCTTCTGGCACAACATCTCACCACCCGCAGCCTCCCTGCCGTTAAAAACCTCTGCGGCGCTGGAGGCGACGGCCAACGTTGCACAACTCAAATACCTGGACGGCGGCCATGGCCAAGGCTGCAACAACGCCGACGATAAATTCACCCTGTGGCGCCGCCGGTTTCACCACCTCACTTTCTACGGCTTCCTGCTGTGCTTCGCAGCAACCGGTGTCGCCACGCTTTATCACTATCTGCTGAAGTGGTCGGCGCCTTATCCGGTGTCCAGCCTGCCCGTGATGCTGGGCATTGCCGGCGGCATAGGTCTGCTGATCGGCCCCGCAGGCCTGCTTTGGTTGAACCTGCGCCGCAATCCGGCCCACGGCGACGTGAATCAAAAACCCATGGACCTGGGCTTCATCGCCCTGCTGTTTCTGGTCAGCGCAAGCGGCCTGGCGCTCCTGGCGTTGCGCGAAACCAGCGCACTGGGCCTGACGCTGGCTATCCATCTCGGACTGGTCATGGCGTTTTTCCTGACCATGCCCTACAGCAAGTTCGCCCATGGAATTTTCCGCAGCGCAGCACTGCTCAAACACGCCATCGAAAAGCGTCAACCCAACCCGATTAACGCCGGCAGCGACTGA
- the tcuA gene encoding FAD-dependent tricarballylate dehydrogenase TcuA, giving the protein MIDVLIVGGGNAALCAALMAREAGASVMLLEASAKIWRGGNSQHTRNLRCMHDEPQDVLIDAYPEEEYWQDLLKVTGGITDEKLARIAIRASSTCRDWMRSHGVHFQPPLSGALHVARTNAFFMGGGKALINAYYRSAERLGVKIRYNAQVTDIELDDDKFVAAHIGEHEVDGQPVAAERIEARACVLASGGFESNREWLREAWGQNERGEWPSDNFLIRGTRFNTGIVLRRMLDLGADVIGDPTQAHMVAIDARAPLYDGGICTRIDCVSLGVVVNREGERFYDEGEDFWPKRYAIWGRLVAGQPGQQAYSIIDQQAIGRFMPPVFPGTTANTLQDLARQLKLPQDQFVKTVEDYNNACRVGTFDHTALDDCHTQGLTPAKTHWARPLVKPPFYAYPLKPGVTFTYLGLATDHTAAVHFNGKASPNLFVAGEMMAGNVLGKGYTAGIGMAIGTAFGRIAGAQAAASVGFGALSANTESRHATV; this is encoded by the coding sequence ATGATCGATGTATTAATCGTGGGGGGTGGTAACGCAGCCTTGTGCGCCGCTCTGATGGCGCGAGAAGCTGGCGCCAGCGTGATGCTGCTGGAAGCCTCGGCGAAAATCTGGCGCGGGGGCAACTCCCAACACACCCGCAACCTGCGCTGCATGCACGACGAGCCTCAGGACGTGCTGATCGATGCCTATCCGGAAGAAGAGTACTGGCAAGATCTTTTGAAGGTCACCGGCGGCATTACGGATGAGAAACTCGCGCGCATCGCTATCCGTGCATCATCCACCTGCCGCGACTGGATGCGCTCCCACGGCGTGCATTTTCAGCCCCCCCTGTCCGGCGCACTGCACGTGGCGCGGACCAATGCTTTTTTCATGGGTGGCGGCAAAGCATTGATCAATGCGTATTACCGCAGCGCCGAACGCCTCGGTGTAAAAATCCGCTACAACGCCCAAGTCACCGACATTGAGCTGGACGACGATAAATTCGTCGCCGCCCACATTGGCGAGCACGAAGTGGATGGCCAGCCTGTGGCGGCTGAACGTATTGAAGCCCGGGCCTGCGTGTTGGCCAGCGGCGGTTTCGAGTCCAACCGTGAGTGGCTCCGCGAAGCGTGGGGGCAGAACGAACGCGGTGAATGGCCGTCCGATAACTTCCTGATCCGCGGGACCCGATTCAATACCGGCATTGTGCTGCGGCGCATGCTTGATCTCGGCGCCGATGTCATCGGTGATCCGACCCAGGCCCACATGGTGGCAATTGATGCCCGCGCGCCCCTGTATGACGGCGGCATCTGCACACGCATCGACTGCGTTTCGCTGGGGGTGGTGGTCAATCGCGAGGGCGAACGCTTCTATGACGAGGGCGAGGATTTCTGGCCCAAGCGCTATGCGATCTGGGGGCGCCTGGTCGCCGGACAACCGGGTCAGCAGGCGTACTCCATCATCGATCAGCAGGCCATCGGACGCTTCATGCCGCCCGTCTTCCCCGGAACCACGGCCAATACCCTGCAGGACCTGGCCCGCCAGCTGAAACTGCCTCAGGATCAATTCGTCAAGACCGTCGAGGACTACAACAACGCCTGTCGCGTCGGCACTTTCGACCACACCGCGCTGGACGACTGTCACACCCAGGGGCTGACACCTGCCAAGACCCATTGGGCCCGGCCGTTGGTCAAACCCCCTTTTTATGCCTACCCGCTGAAACCGGGTGTCACGTTCACCTACCTGGGCCTTGCAACCGACCACACCGCCGCCGTGCATTTCAACGGCAAGGCGAGCCCCAACCTGTTCGTGGCCGGAGAAATGATGGCCGGCAATGTACTGGGCAAGGGATACACCGCCGGCATAGGCATGGCCATTGGCACTGCATTCGGCCGTATAGCCGGTGCACAAGCGGCTGCCTCGGTGGGCTTTGGCGCTTTATCTGCGAACACGGAGTCTCGACATGCAACTGTTTGA
- a CDS encoding LysR substrate-binding domain-containing protein, which yields MELRQLRYFVKIIEHGSLGRAALELDVGVSALSQQISKLESELCTRLLNRTTTGVTPTSAGLGFLHHAQLTLRQAQNAIMAAHRGRMSGYVSVGLPPTTATVLALPLINAMRARYPDIQLHLVEMLSGHLAAQLNARQIDLAILFQLEGGKRWSVTPLLDEKLFVIASPTLPQAPCGDSVQLADLGSLPLVMPSAQHGLRSGLVNAFERLGLTPNVIMEVDGLAVLMNAVRAGHAATIQPGAAAALKDESGLSLVRISDPHVGRRNLLATLAEDELSPAALATRLVIVDVARQLVVDKQWPGATWIEEQDP from the coding sequence TTGGAATTAAGACAGCTGCGCTATTTCGTCAAAATCATCGAGCATGGCAGCCTCGGGCGGGCGGCACTGGAACTGGACGTTGGGGTGTCAGCCCTCAGCCAGCAGATCTCCAAGCTGGAAAGCGAGCTGTGCACCCGCCTTCTGAATCGCACCACCACTGGCGTGACGCCGACAAGCGCCGGCCTCGGGTTTTTACACCACGCCCAACTGACACTGCGCCAAGCGCAAAACGCCATCATGGCCGCCCATCGCGGGCGAATGAGTGGCTACGTGAGCGTGGGCCTGCCGCCCACCACCGCAACCGTTCTTGCCTTGCCGTTGATCAACGCAATGCGTGCCCGGTATCCGGACATACAGCTGCATCTGGTAGAAATGCTATCCGGGCACCTGGCTGCACAGCTCAACGCCAGACAAATCGACCTGGCCATTCTGTTCCAGCTCGAAGGCGGGAAACGCTGGAGTGTGACACCCCTTCTGGACGAAAAGCTGTTCGTCATTGCCTCCCCCACTCTGCCCCAGGCTCCGTGTGGTGACAGCGTGCAGTTGGCAGACCTCGGTAGCTTGCCGCTGGTAATGCCCAGTGCACAGCACGGCTTGCGTTCAGGCTTGGTGAACGCGTTCGAGCGGCTCGGGCTAACACCCAATGTCATCATGGAAGTGGACGGTCTTGCCGTCCTGATGAACGCCGTCCGGGCCGGTCATGCTGCAACCATACAACCGGGCGCCGCCGCCGCATTGAAAGACGAGTCTGGACTCTCACTGGTCAGAATTTCCGATCCCCATGTGGGGCGACGCAACCTTCTGGCCACACTGGCTGAAGACGAATTGTCCCCAGCCGCGCTGGCAACCCGGTTGGTCATCGTCGACGTGGCGCGACAACTGGTGGTCGACAAACAGTGGCCAGGCGCAACGTGGATTGAGGAACAGGACCCTTGA
- a CDS encoding GNAT family N-acetyltransferase gives MIRLAEAHDEPNIRDCAEQAYARYVPAIGRKPAPMVADFAAQIAAGAVYVATDEHCTFQGFVVFHAREEHILLENVAVLPSATGRGVGKSLIAFCESAGRERGMQAVQLYTNVMMADNLLIYPKLGYVNVGQRTEDGFKRVYFEKLLTLPDSI, from the coding sequence ATGATCCGGCTAGCTGAAGCACACGATGAACCCAACATCCGGGACTGCGCCGAACAGGCTTACGCGCGCTATGTACCAGCGATTGGGCGCAAACCTGCGCCCATGGTTGCTGATTTTGCCGCGCAGATTGCAGCTGGCGCTGTCTACGTCGCGACGGATGAGCACTGCACCTTTCAAGGGTTCGTTGTGTTTCATGCCAGGGAGGAGCATATCCTTCTGGAGAATGTGGCCGTCCTGCCCAGCGCAACCGGACGCGGCGTGGGCAAATCGCTCATTGCCTTTTGTGAAAGCGCCGGCCGCGAGCGCGGCATGCAGGCCGTGCAGCTTTATACCAATGTGATGATGGCCGACAATCTCCTGATCTACCCCAAGCTCGGGTATGTAAACGTTGGGCAACGCACTGAAGACGGATTCAAGCGCGTCTATTTCGAAAAGCTGCTCACGCTTCCAGACTCGATCTGA
- a CDS encoding ABC transporter substrate-binding protein has product MKTSALLPFGLALLATCATAFAGPTLDRVTQKGEMTGVLMESYPPFSFLNDQNQLDGFDVDVAKAVAQRLGVKLKLETPSWDVIAAGRWSGRYDICVCSMTPSKARAEVFDFPVEYYQSPAVIVVNAKDNHIVEGKDLSGKKVGVISASTYEAYLNKDLVIEGAEDKPLSYPFENVQIAPYDNETVAFQDLALGSGVRLDAMVTNLITARERIAQDPRFKIAGPALYAEPNVVAIEKGDPQWSAKVTEAIAGLKADGTLSKISQKWIGSDISQ; this is encoded by the coding sequence TTGAAAACATCGGCGCTCTTACCTTTCGGCCTCGCTCTGCTCGCGACCTGTGCAACGGCTTTTGCGGGCCCCACCCTGGATCGCGTAACCCAAAAAGGGGAGATGACGGGCGTGCTGATGGAGAGCTATCCGCCATTCTCCTTTCTCAACGATCAGAACCAGCTGGACGGCTTTGACGTTGACGTCGCCAAGGCCGTGGCGCAGCGCCTGGGGGTCAAGCTCAAGCTGGAAACACCGTCCTGGGATGTCATCGCCGCAGGCCGCTGGAGCGGGCGTTACGATATCTGCGTGTGCTCGATGACCCCGAGTAAGGCCCGGGCTGAAGTGTTCGACTTTCCGGTCGAGTATTACCAGTCGCCGGCAGTGATCGTGGTGAACGCTAAGGATAACCACATCGTTGAAGGCAAGGATTTGTCCGGGAAAAAAGTGGGCGTGATCAGCGCGTCCACCTATGAAGCCTATCTGAACAAGGACCTGGTGATTGAAGGCGCCGAAGACAAGCCGTTGAGCTACCCGTTCGAGAATGTCCAGATTGCCCCGTACGACAATGAAACCGTGGCGTTCCAGGACCTGGCCTTGGGCAGCGGGGTGCGTCTGGATGCGATGGTCACCAATCTGATCACGGCCCGTGAGCGGATTGCCCAGGATCCGCGCTTCAAGATCGCTGGCCCCGCGCTGTACGCAGAACCCAACGTGGTGGCGATTGAAAAGGGCGATCCGCAGTGGAGTGCCAAGGTGACTGAAGCCATTGCCGGGCTGAAGGCCGACGGAACCCTGAGCAAGATTTCACAGAAGTGGATCGGTTCCGATATCAGCCAATGA
- a CDS encoding amino acid ABC transporter permease gives MTAHNPHPAKTHSLAKTEPRRLSQLFGFRTRLYLTWAVLFALCVMFFMSFDLKLSIILDKLPNLMGLHLGPNGFLQGAALTLFLCFCSIWLSLLLGFVTALARLSRSAVAFGIASFYASFFRGTPLLIQILLIYLGLPQIGIVPGAISAGIIALSLNYGAYLSEIFRAGIMAVAPGQRQAAMALGLSPTATFLHIILPQAMRTILPPTTSQFISMLKDSSLISVMGVWEVMFLAQSYGRSSYRYIEMLTTAAVIYWLMSIGLELVQNRLERHYGKGFISQR, from the coding sequence ATGACAGCCCACAATCCACACCCCGCCAAGACACATTCACTCGCCAAGACCGAACCCCGTCGCTTGAGCCAGCTGTTTGGCTTTCGCACCCGGCTCTATCTGACGTGGGCGGTGCTGTTCGCTTTGTGCGTCATGTTCTTCATGAGCTTCGACCTGAAGCTGTCGATCATCCTGGATAAGTTGCCGAACCTGATGGGCCTGCACCTGGGCCCCAACGGCTTTCTGCAAGGCGCGGCGCTGACGTTGTTCCTGTGCTTTTGTTCGATCTGGTTGTCCTTGCTGCTCGGTTTTGTGACGGCGCTTGCGCGCCTTTCACGCAGCGCCGTGGCCTTTGGGATCGCGAGCTTCTACGCGTCATTTTTTCGCGGGACGCCGCTGCTGATCCAGATCCTGCTGATCTACCTGGGCCTGCCCCAGATCGGCATTGTTCCGGGGGCAATCAGCGCGGGCATCATTGCGTTGTCGCTCAATTACGGTGCCTACCTCAGCGAGATTTTTCGCGCCGGGATCATGGCCGTGGCCCCCGGGCAACGCCAGGCAGCGATGGCGCTGGGGCTGTCGCCGACGGCGACATTCCTGCACATCATCCTGCCGCAAGCCATGCGCACGATTTTGCCGCCGACCACCAGCCAGTTCATTTCAATGCTCAAGGACTCCTCGCTGATTTCGGTGATGGGCGTGTGGGAAGTGATGTTCCTGGCGCAGTCCTACGGGCGTTCGTCGTATCGCTACATCGAAATGCTCACCACCGCCGCCGTTATCTATTGGTTGATGTCGATCGGGCTCGAACTGGTGCAGAACCGCCTCGAGCGCCACTACGGCAAAGGGTTCATAAGTCAGCGGTAA
- a CDS encoding LLM class flavin-dependent oxidoreductase, giving the protein MSDPKPLLFALYEQASVGCGGAPSLWTHPADERLSINSLGYWSNLARIADQAHMDMLFFGDVLGFYDVFGGNAEAAMKWAVEAPANDPLMIIPALAAVTENLAFGVTVTTSYEHPFTHARRFSTLDHLTDGRIGWNIVTSYLSSAARNFGLEQMIKHDDRYERAEEFLDVAYKLWEGSWADDAVVADKTRQLYARGDRVRPINHAGEHYRVAGPHLTSPSPQRTPLLIQAGWSGRGRAFAAKHAELIFVAKSDPHEIRQGLEEIWAQAQALGRPAEDVKSLTVLRIVTAKTEIDAQRKYDELQSNYHLQAQLVSYAGDTGIDISRYADSDALSTHTEGMTSYVMRADGSGKPLTAGDVKQRFANVTRGSDLILVGTPQQVADRIEEHARISGTSGYMLNPLISPGSLEDFVELIIPELQKRGLYRTEPQRGTFRSRLRADGASHLPASAYGASFRFDQGR; this is encoded by the coding sequence ATGTCCGATCCAAAACCTCTGTTGTTTGCGCTCTACGAGCAAGCGAGTGTTGGCTGTGGTGGCGCGCCAAGCCTGTGGACGCACCCGGCTGACGAGCGATTGAGCATCAATTCGCTCGGCTATTGGTCAAATCTGGCGCGTATTGCCGATCAGGCGCACATGGATATGCTGTTTTTCGGAGATGTTCTGGGCTTCTACGATGTATTTGGCGGCAATGCCGAGGCGGCCATGAAATGGGCCGTGGAAGCGCCGGCAAATGACCCGCTGATGATCATCCCGGCACTGGCTGCGGTAACTGAAAACCTGGCCTTTGGCGTCACGGTGACCACCAGCTACGAGCATCCCTTTACCCATGCCCGGCGCTTCAGCACATTGGACCATCTGACGGATGGCCGGATAGGGTGGAACATCGTCACTTCATACCTGTCCAGTGCTGCCCGAAACTTCGGGCTGGAGCAGATGATCAAGCACGATGATCGCTATGAGCGTGCCGAGGAATTTCTCGATGTGGCCTATAAGCTTTGGGAGGGCAGTTGGGCCGATGATGCCGTGGTTGCCGACAAGACGCGCCAGCTGTATGCCCGTGGTGATCGGGTTCGGCCGATCAACCATGCAGGCGAACATTATCGGGTGGCGGGTCCGCATTTGACGTCCCCGTCGCCGCAGCGAACGCCTCTGCTGATCCAGGCTGGCTGGTCAGGCCGTGGCCGGGCATTTGCAGCCAAGCACGCCGAGTTGATCTTTGTTGCCAAGTCCGACCCCCATGAGATTCGTCAGGGGCTGGAGGAAATCTGGGCCCAGGCCCAGGCGCTCGGTCGCCCGGCCGAAGATGTGAAGTCGCTGACAGTGCTGCGTATTGTGACCGCCAAAACGGAAATCGATGCTCAGCGCAAATATGACGAGCTGCAAAGCAATTATCACTTGCAGGCGCAACTGGTCAGTTATGCGGGTGATACCGGAATCGACATTAGCCGTTACGCCGACAGTGATGCTCTGTCTACTCACACCGAAGGCATGACGTCCTATGTGATGCGTGCAGATGGGAGTGGCAAGCCCCTGACGGCCGGTGACGTCAAACAGCGCTTTGCCAACGTCACACGTGGCAGTGACCTGATTCTGGTAGGCACCCCGCAACAGGTGGCAGACCGGATCGAAGAACACGCTCGCATCAGCGGTACCAGCGGCTACATGCTCAATCCGCTGATCAGCCCTGGCAGCCTTGAAGACTTTGTGGAGCTGATTATTCCCGAGTTGCAGAAACGTGGCTTGTATCGCACCGAACCTCAGCGCGGTACGTTCCGTTCACGGCTGCGGGCCGACGGCGCCAGTCATTTACCGGCGTCAGCGTATGGAGCTTCGTTCCGTTTTGATCAAGGGCGTTAG